One Brassica napus cultivar Da-Ae chromosome A1, Da-Ae, whole genome shotgun sequence genomic region harbors:
- the LOC106442606 gene encoding uncharacterized protein LOC106442606: MFGGGRGPMGGGGGMLRAAGRAMTRTGVANGGIQDPFASSPASSSTTPAGNASVAHGDHKLGSSSGSNNLTLSAASGSLLNFPVAATAGWSGGAFSFINSGAYEDFEWVSEEGTEEDDSVFGSVPSVDEVHDAVSALQQVFDGSSFSQLVRDKYESYPEHGGGNQSPIATGMVHQAPSFGSDSDWMEPSVQLCHSRVLQPHAYDQVYNAFDLLRTEPSVQRMVISLSSDKAVWDAVMNNEVVREIKDLYNNGISQDEESSDETPGENNAAVDFIKWVFDNTMVKANEVFKKITRLVVELLNSHNDDGVNKKGKDAKFNNWLEEKLKTSVLLSIVVMLVVMVSRACNKS; encoded by the exons ATGTTTGGTGGAGGAAGAGGACCCATGGGTGGCGGCGGAGGGATGCTACGCGCCGCCGGACGCGCGATGACGAGAACCGGCGTAGCCAACGGCGGAATTCAAGATCCCTTCGCTTCATCTCCGGCGTCTTCGTCGACGACTCCGGCTGGAAACGCATCTGTTGCACATGGTGATCATAAACTCGGATCTTCTTCTGGGTCGAACAACCTGACGCTTTCTGCGGCGTCAGGGTCGCTGTTGAATTTTCCGGTGGCTGCGACCGCCGGATGGAGCGGCGGAGCTTTTTCGTTTATTAACTCCGGCGCTTATGAAGACTTCGAGTGGGTTTCGGAGGAAGGAACAGAGGAGGATGACTCTGTTTTTGGCTCTGTTCCTTCTGTTGATGAAGTCCATGATGCTGTCTCTGCTCTCCAGCA GGTTTTCGATGGAAGTTCGTTTTCTCAGCTGGTTAGAGACAAATACGAGAGCTATCCGGAACATGGTGGTGGAAACCAGAGCCCTATAGCGACAGGAATGGTTCATCAAGCTCCTTCATTTGGGTCTGATTCGGACTGGATGGAGCCTTCGGTGCAGCTGTGCCATTCAAGAGTCTTGCAGCCTCATGCTTATGATCAGGTTTACAATGCTTTTGACCTTCTGCGTACCGAACCGTCTGTCCAG AGAATGGTAATATCATTGTCATCTGACAAAGCAGTGTGGGATGCGGTGATGAACAACGAGGTGGTGAGAGAGATTAAGGATCTCTACAACAATGGGATAAGTCAAG ATGAGGAGAGTTCGGATGAAACTCCCGGGGAGAATAACGCAGCAGTGGATTTCATAAAATGGGTATTTGACAACACAATGGTTAAGGCCAACGAAGTGTTTAAGAAAATAACAAGGCTAGTGGTAGAGCTCTTGAATAGTCACAATGATGACGGTGTTAACAAGAAGGGGAAAGATGCCAAATTCAACAATTGGCTTGAGGAAAAGCTGAAGACTTCGGTCTTGCTCTCCATCGTGGTCATGCTGGTCGTGATGGTCTCCCGTGCCTGCAACAAGTCTTGA
- the LOC106359269 gene encoding uncharacterized protein LOC106359269 yields MVLMFPFSFAVRHPNTIAYPEKFFETAQLIATHSHLRWPDLSREWIRRQQARIARVDWESRLPCVLGPRKSRLSLFTRKQQKLLNQARKMEGVPDLSALLKGKLQMLSTKSSSAGASEVRPVSTDGDVNPEPPAQSSPKRKANRAKAKNRSVPLEEAQPSADVSEVAAKKKKKKESKKRSREETSVGAMETPTAAGNDGAERNDPADSTRGSPEERPKKKLKKKSADGDGTSAPEIPSRSGEPATEVGDGSRDESPSSKGAPSSSARETGAGSGGSLPRKAGGGIHFPDHVEFLYDEATPLVLNPLPCAELTRQIRGGTKELPPVDDLYFKREYIDAAMAGRRSDGSMNYLVEKYDSTLKQTMVQLGASDKLARTRLGVIERLRAENKKASDKAAKEKEVLRVKFEELEDKLKSDRLAKKDALREKTRLERLVASLEKEKAELEGERDAVVGTLVKERQRLRDSRVQEVTRERIKVQTAMADKSTRCIGKMKGYLDRLIAREKAKNLYGQASGTKKCLEMIKDSGIAIPPSMINIFSEQEKMYEAEVANLYLEPFSEDDYALSPLSLPSRFVNEELMGVLDPYGSNVGLIGHESASQLITSREATEDPVDEPMVDITSALSERIVVPEGTTIEERPDGSDPEETGEAIQTDTGDVAAEDPVLVSSSEEREEDGVGVEENGSSPALVEEMVPNLPVPDPSAQVEGLGDQVVEEETIEALDPSRDDQDVVV; encoded by the exons ATGGTTCTGATGTTCCCCTTTTCTTTTGCAGTTCGTCATCCCAATACAATTGCTTATCCAGAGAAATTCTTCGAAACTGCTCAACTGATCGCGACGCACAGTCATCTCAGGTGGCCGGATCTTAGTCGGGAGTGGATACGTCGGCAACAAGCTAGGATCGCCAGAG TTGATTGGGAATCGAGACTTCCTTGTGTACTCGGTCCCCGCAAATCACGTCTCTCCCTATTTACTCGGAAGCAACAAAAACTCCTTAACCAAGCTAGAAAGATGGAGGGAGTTCCCGACTTAAGTGCCCTGTTGAAAGGGAAGCTTCAAATGCTCTCGACGAAATCGTCTTCTGCCGGTGCCTCAGAAGTCAGGCCTGTTTCCACAGATGGAGATGTGAACCCTGAGCCGCCAGCTCAGAGTTCCCCAAAGAGGAAGGCCAATAGGGCCAAGGCCAAGAACAGGAGTGTCCCTTTGGAAGAGGCACAACCTTCTGCCGATGTCTCTGAAGTCGcggctaagaagaagaagaaaaaggagagCAAGAAAAGGTCTCGTGAAGAGACTTCTGTTGGGGCTATGGAGACTCCAACTGCCGCAGGGAATGATGGTGCGGAAAGAAACGATCCGGCCGATTCTACTCGGGGATCGCCTGAGGAGCGTCCCAAGaagaaactgaagaagaagtCAGCGGATGGCGATGGGACTTCTGCTCCCGAGATTCCTTCTAGAAGTGGGGAACCAGCTACTGAAGTCGGAGATGGCTCACGGGATGAATCTCCGTCGAGTAAGGGAGCCCCTTCGTCTTCTGCGAGGGAGACTGGTGCGGGAAGCGGAGGTTCGCTTCCGCGGAAGGCGGGAGGAGGAATTCACTTCCCGGATCACGTAGAATTCCTTTACGACGAGGCGACTCCGTTGGTTCTGAATCCACTTCCGTGTGCTGAACTGACTCGTCAGATTCGTGGCGGGACCAAAGAGTTGCCGCCGGTCGACGACTTATACTTCAAAAGGGAGTACATTGACGCGGCTATGGCGGGCAGACGG AGTGACGGGAGCATGAACTATCTCGTGGAGAAGTACGACAGCACTTTGAAGCAGACGATGGTCCAGCTGGGCGCCTCGGATAAACTCGCACGGACCAGATTGGGCGTGATCGAGAGGTTACGCGCCGAGAACAAAAAGGCCAGCGACAAAGCGGCCAAAGAGAAAGAGGTCCTCCGAGTTAAGTTCGAGGAGTTGGAAGACAAGCTGAAGTCTGACCGTCTTGCGAAGAAGGACGCTCTCCGCGAGAAAACTCGCTTAGAGCGATTGGTCGCTTCCCTTGAGAAGGAGAAGGCTGAGCTCGAGGGAGAGAGGGACGCTGTCGTCGGAACGCTGGTCAAAGAGAGGCAACGCCTGAGGGATTCCAGGGTTCAGGAGGTTACCCGCGAGAGGATCAAGGTCCAAACGGCTATGGCGGACAAGTCTACTCGCTGTATCGGTAAGATGAAGGGCTATCTGGATCGCCTTATCGCGCGAGAGAAGGCCAAGAACTTATATGGGCAGGCTTCAGGAACCAAAAAATGCCTTGAGATGATTAAAGATAGCGGGATCGCGATTCCGCCGAGTATGATCAACATCTTCTCGGAGCAGGAGAAGATGTATGAGGCTGAAGTCGCCAATCTTTACCTCGAGCCGTTCTCTGAGGATGATTATGCTCTCTCTCCTCTCAGCCTCCCTTCTCGATTTGTGAATGAAGAGCTCATGGGGGTACTCGACCCGTATGGATCAAATGTTGGTCTGATTGGCCACGAATCAGCCTCCCAGTTGATCACTTCCCGCGAGGCGACTGAAGATCCAGTCGATGAGCCGATGGTAGACATTACTTCTGCTTTGTCGGAGCGTATCGTCGTTCCCGAAGGAACTACCATCGAAGAGCGTCCCGACGGGAGCGATCCCGAGGAGACCGGGGAAGCGATTCAAACGGATACGGGGGATGTAGCCGCTGAAGATCCGGTCTTGGTTTCTTCATCTGAGGAGCGGGAAGAGGACGGAGTGGGCGTGGAGGAGAACGGGTCATCGCCGGCGCTTGTTGAAGAGATGGTCCCGAACCTGCCAGTTCCAGACCCTTCTGCTCAGGTTGAAGGCCTTGGCGATCAAGTCGTTGAAGAAGAAACGATCGAAGCGCTTGACCCGAGTAGGGATGACCAAGACGTCGTCGTCTGA
- the LOC106359276 gene encoding uncharacterized protein At3g60930, chloroplastic-like, with translation MASGNRLSREEKGKDIATSPSPARDADGGPLEDFDIIHRDALRDTENMSLSQRLLVADAHRQFREEIEENVEDEDREASGSEAPSLVVRPRRRARRRGRIDQSGRLPAPRSVPFYEVDCRPVIYHPGGIFEELPSLPPEALRDPRVQSWGNVFSSCSSNETVKRLLRESGGAGVTFLIPSTDQRPWSPPVGYQCVYESYFKDQTKLWFPIPRLITSYAFRRDIAISQLLNGSLRIAVMLMVMAAEMDVSMSVRVFEELTFTKAEPNGIFSVKMRASYNVLTGHPNKTQDWQRAYFFIKSDEHAFEEPPGDDYRVLWNQQLVRHPNTIAYPEKFFETAQLIATHSHLRWPDLSREWIRRQQARIARVDWESRLPCVLGPRKSRLSLFTRKQQKLLNQARKMEGVPDLSALLKGKLQMLSTKSSSAGASEVRPVSTDGDVNPEPPAQSSPKRKANRAKAKNRSVPLEEAQPSADVSEVAAKKKKKKESKKRSREETSVGAMETPTAAGNDGAERNDPADSTRGSPEERPKKKLKKKSADGDGTSAPEIPSRSGEPATEVGDGSRDESPSSKGAPSSSARETGAGSGGSLPRKAGGGIHFPDHVEFLYDEATPLVLNPLPCAELTRQIRGGTKELPPVDDLYFKREYIDAAMAGRRSDGSMNYLVEKYDSTLKQTMVQLGASDKLARTRLGVIERLRAENKKASDKAAKEKEVLRVKFEELEDKLKSDRLAKKDALREKTRLERLVASLEKEKAELEGERDAVVGTLVKERQRLRDSRVQEVTRERIKVQTAMADKSTRCIGKMKGYLDRLIAREKAKNLYGQASGTKKCLEMIKDSGIAIPPSMINIFSEQEKMYEAEVANLYLEPFSEDDYALSPLSLPSRFVNEELMGVLDPYGSNVGLIGHESASQLITSREATEDPVDEPMVDITSALSERIVVPEGTTIEERPDGSDPEETGEAIQTDTGDVAAEDPVLVSSSEEREEDGVGVEENGSSPALVEEMVPNLPVPDPSAQVEGLGDQVVEEETIEALDPSRDDQDVVV, from the exons ATGGCTTCAGGGAATCGGCTATCGCGCGAGGAAAAAGGGAAAGATATAGCTACTTCGCCAAGCCCGGCTAGGGATGCGGACGGGGGTCCGTTGGAGGATTTCGACATAATCCATCGTGATGCTCTGCGGGATACGGAGAACATGAGCCTTTCCCAGCGCCTTCTGGTCGCTGATGCCCATAGACAGTTTCGCGAAGAAATCGAAGAAAACGTTGAGGACGAGGATAGAGAGGCGAGTGGTTCTGAAGCGCCTAGCCTTGTCGTAAGACCTAGGAGACGGGCTCGTCGGAGGGGTCGTATCGACCAGTCAGGCCGTCTCCCTGCTCCGAGAAGTGTTCCGTTCTACGAAGTAGACTGTCGTCCTGTGATATATCACCCTGGTGGGATTTTTGAAGAACTACCTTCGCTGCCTCCCGAAGCGTTACGCGACCCGCGAGTTCAATCGTGGGGGAACGTTTTCAGTTCCTGTTCTTCCAACGAGACCGTGAAGAGATTGCTAAGAGAGAGTGGTGGCGCTGGAGTCACCTTCCTCATTCCGTCAACCGATCAGCGGCCGTGGTCGCCACCGGTTGGTTACCAGTGCGTGTATGAATCTTACTTCAAGGATCAGACGAAGCTCTGGTTCCCAATCCCCAGACTGATCACGTCTTACGCATTTCGTCGGGATATTGCCATTTCTCAGCTGCTGAACGGGTCGCTGCGCATAGCCGTCATGTTGATGGTTATGGCAGCGGAGATGGATGTTTCGATGAGCGTGAGGGTGTTTGAGGAGCTGACTTTCACGAAGGCGGAGCCTAACGGGATCTTCTCGGTAAAGATGAGAGCGAGTTACAACGTTTTGACTGGTCATCCCAACAAGACGCAGGATTGGCAACGCGCTTACTTCTTCATTAAGTCCGACGAGCATGCCTTCGAGGAGCCGCCGGGGGACGATTATCGCGTTTTATGGAATCAGCAACTTG TTCGTCATCCCAATACAATTGCTTATCCAGAGAAATTCTTCGAAACTGCTCAACTGATCGCGACGCACAGTCATCTCAGGTGGCCGGATCTTAGTCGGGAGTGGATACGTCGGCAACAAGCTAGGATCGCCAGAG TTGATTGGGAATCGAGACTTCCTTGTGTACTCGGTCCCCGCAAATCACGTCTCTCCCTATTTACTCGGAAGCAACAAAAACTCCTTAACCAAGCTAGAAAGATGGAGGGAGTTCCCGACTTAAGTGCCCTGTTGAAAGGGAAGCTTCAAATGCTCTCGACGAAATCGTCTTCTGCCGGTGCCTCAGAAGTCAGGCCTGTTTCCACAGATGGAGATGTGAACCCTGAGCCGCCAGCTCAGAGTTCCCCAAAGAGGAAGGCCAATAGGGCCAAGGCCAAGAACAGGAGTGTCCCTTTGGAAGAGGCACAACCTTCTGCCGATGTCTCTGAAGTCGcggctaagaagaagaagaaaaaggagagCAAGAAAAGGTCTCGTGAAGAGACTTCTGTTGGGGCTATGGAGACTCCAACTGCCGCAGGGAATGATGGTGCGGAAAGAAACGATCCGGCCGATTCTACTCGGGGATCGCCTGAGGAGCGTCCCAAGaagaaactgaagaagaagtCAGCGGATGGCGATGGGACTTCTGCTCCCGAGATTCCTTCTAGAAGTGGGGAACCAGCTACTGAAGTCGGAGATGGCTCACGGGATGAATCTCCGTCGAGTAAGGGAGCCCCTTCGTCTTCTGCGAGGGAGACTGGTGCGGGAAGCGGAGGTTCGCTTCCGCGGAAGGCGGGAGGAGGAATTCACTTCCCGGATCACGTAGAATTCCTTTACGACGAGGCGACTCCGTTGGTTCTGAATCCACTTCCGTGTGCTGAACTGACTCGTCAGATTCGTGGCGGGACCAAAGAGTTGCCGCCGGTCGACGACTTATACTTCAAAAGGGAGTACATTGACGCGGCTATGGCGGGCAGACGG AGTGACGGGAGCATGAACTATCTCGTGGAGAAGTACGACAGCACTTTGAAGCAGACGATGGTCCAGCTGGGCGCCTCGGATAAACTCGCACGGACCAGATTGGGCGTGATCGAGAGGTTACGCGCCGAGAACAAAAAGGCCAGCGACAAAGCGGCCAAAGAGAAAGAGGTCCTCCGAGTTAAGTTCGAGGAGTTGGAAGACAAGCTGAAGTCTGACCGTCTTGCGAAGAAGGACGCTCTCCGCGAGAAAACTCGCTTAGAGCGATTGGTCGCTTCCCTTGAGAAGGAGAAGGCTGAGCTCGAGGGAGAGAGGGACGCTGTCGTCGGAACGCTGGTCAAAGAGAGGCAACGCCTGAGGGATTCCAGGGTTCAGGAGGTTACCCGCGAGAGGATCAAGGTCCAAACGGCTATGGCGGACAAGTCTACTCGCTGTATCGGTAAGATGAAGGGCTATCTGGATCGCCTTATCGCGCGAGAGAAGGCCAAGAACTTATATGGGCAGGCTTCAGGAACCAAAAAATGCCTTGAGATGATTAAAGATAGCGGGATCGCGATTCCGCCGAGTATGATCAACATCTTCTCGGAGCAGGAGAAGATGTATGAGGCTGAAGTCGCCAATCTTTACCTCGAGCCGTTCTCTGAGGATGATTATGCTCTCTCTCCTCTCAGCCTCCCTTCTCGATTTGTGAATGAAGAGCTCATGGGGGTACTCGACCCGTATGGATCAAATGTTGGTCTGATTGGCCACGAATCAGCCTCCCAGTTGATCACTTCCCGCGAGGCGACTGAAGATCCAGTCGATGAGCCGATGGTAGACATTACTTCTGCTTTGTCGGAGCGTATCGTCGTTCCCGAAGGAACTACCATCGAAGAGCGTCCCGACGGGAGCGATCCCGAGGAGACCGGGGAAGCGATTCAAACGGATACGGGGGATGTAGCCGCTGAAGATCCGGTCTTGGTTTCTTCATCTGAGGAGCGGGAAGAGGACGGAGTGGGCGTGGAGGAGAACGGGTCATCGCCGGCGCTTGTTGAAGAGATGGTCCCGAACCTGCCAGTTCCAGACCCTTCTGCTCAGGTTGAAGGCCTTGGCGATCAAGTCGTTGAAGAAGAAACGATCGAAGCGCTTGACCCGAGTAGGGATGACCAAGACGTCGTCGTCTGA